The genomic window TGAGCCGCATGATTGACGCCGGACTGAACGTCGTCCGCATGAACTTCAGCCACGGCGACCCCGAGGACCACCGCCAGACGGTGCAGATGGTCCGCGAACTGGCCGCCAAGAAGGGCGTCACCATCGGCATCCTGCAGGATCTCCAGGGCCCGAAGATCCGCGTGGCCCGCTTCAAGGACGGCAGCGTGACCCTCGCGCCCGGCGACAAGTTCACGATCACCATGGACGACGTTGAGGGCGACGAGACCCGCGTGGGCACCACCTACAAGGACCTCGTGCGCGACGTGCACCCCGGCATGGCCCTGCTGCTGGATGACGGCAACATGGCCCTGCGTGTCGAGGGCGTGCGTGGCAACGACGTGCTGACCACCGTCGTGATCGGCGGCGTCCTGAAGAACAACAAGGGCATCAACGTGCCCGAAGCCGACCTGAGTGTGCCCGCGCTGTCTGAGAAGGACGTGCAGGACATGGAGTTCGGCGCGGAACTGGGCGTGGACTGGGTGGCGCTGAGCTTCGTGCGCTCCCGCGACGACCTGCTGCTGGCCCGCCACTACATGTCCCGCTTCGGCAGCCGCGCCAAGCTGATGGCCAAGATCGAGAAGCCGCAGGCCGTGGACCGCTTCGAGGACATCCTGAAGGAAGTGGACGGCATCATGGTCGCCCGCGGTGACCTGGGCGTCGAGATGCGCCCCGAGCAGGTCCCCACCATCCAGAAGCGCATCATCCGCATGTGCCGTGAGGCCGGGAAACCCGTGATCACGGCCACGCAGATGCTGGAGAGCATGATCAGCCTGCCGCG from Deinococcus radiotolerans includes these protein-coding regions:
- the pyk gene encoding pyruvate kinase, with translation MKQIDRATKIVATVGPASRTPDVLSRMIDAGLNVVRMNFSHGDPEDHRQTVQMVRELAAKKGVTIGILQDLQGPKIRVARFKDGSVTLAPGDKFTITMDDVEGDETRVGTTYKDLVRDVHPGMALLLDDGNMALRVEGVRGNDVLTTVVIGGVLKNNKGINVPEADLSVPALSEKDVQDMEFGAELGVDWVALSFVRSRDDLLLARHYMSRFGSRAKLMAKIEKPQAVDRFEDILKEVDGIMVARGDLGVEMRPEQVPTIQKRIIRMCREAGKPVITATQMLESMISLPRPTRAEASDVANAIYDGTDAVMLSAESAAGQYPVEAVAMMARIAREAEGSEHYKMLQRSLVIDTELAQDAIASAACSIGEKLDSPAIVTFTSTGGAAARIAKNRPPLAILALTPNEQTRNQLALSWGVVPVLSEDPRNTDDMVRIANDELRRSGLADVGDRYVITAGVPFGVRGTTNMLRVERLREDLLQP